The following are encoded together in the Pseudidiomarina andamanensis genome:
- the recC gene encoding exodeoxyribonuclease V subunit gamma, whose protein sequence is MSQLTPGFIVAHSHRLQDLTDLVVSINRQYPIGALESETILVQSNGIAQWLKQHLARDLGIAAMVDVTLPARFQWQAYRGVLGNDLPRHSPFDKDRLTWRILRLLPLHLHEPEFEPLRRYMADDVEQRKCFQLSERLADLYDQYQIYRADWLSDWAAGGSLAVTEDQLWQPLLWRYLLADVGDSRWNNRAYLHQQFIDSCRELAADERPSSLPPRVVVFGISSLPKQTLEVLQALSRFTQVVLCVHNPCQFYWADIIDGKDIYEKEVRARHQRRHQVTVNPDELHAYSHPLLASWGKQGRDYIRLLDLFDETNELRHEFPTLKLDMFEQELPEQPSVLDAIRYDILQLNSPQEAQQQWEHSVLDDSAIQFHCAHSPQREVEILHDQLLARFAADPNLKPRDVMVMVPDIDQYAPHIDAVFGRYERNDSRCIPYSLADQGARHQHPMLIALEYILSIGQQRANASEVFDLLQVSAIQKRFGFRDDQLATLQRWIDASGVRWALDEHHRAQLQLPAEQQNTWLFGLQRMLFGYAVGEVEGFEPGWQHIEPLTDVGGLDADVVGALHQLVMVLCEHFEQATQERTPVQWATYLNELLGRLFTPESDADVVLLNRLQQRLQQWLEATQSAALDEPIALTVVLESWLSQVDEPSLNQRFLAGRVNFATLMPMRAIPFKYVCLLGMNDGDYPRTQKPFDFDLMARDYRPGDRSRREDDRYLFLEAILSAQQLLYISWQGRSIRDNSEKPPSVLISQFLEHIQQVYGERSDGTPWVVEHRLQPFHRDYFMLSQPQLNARFSFADEWHVVHHESTMDVPQHQQLAEWIPPRALTVKQVSDFMKESAKLFTQVRLNTYLREQTHTLRDEERFEMNGLERWQLLQPTLQQAMRMLREQRDVATAEATIAAMLERYQRAGELPLGASGLVMRDNLLSDTQGLLERASELFNAYQNRVETVQIAHQFDNGLSIEATFPTLQQNSQGERLWLQVTPSVVVDNQRKTYRPRPQHAVQLWLEHLLLNSLHATHSCLLGREGVIEFAPMKQQQALALLTGVMGWVHAGLQQPLPLELETAFAGIKENYKDWQQAFTEEPINAIHSKAQEFYDESGFNHTAQKLRAVYTARYFPDYASLTASGILNDMAQALYQPMMQHLFLGMPTAEVAG, encoded by the coding sequence ATGAGTCAGCTTACCCCAGGATTTATTGTTGCCCATAGCCATCGGTTACAGGATTTAACTGACCTTGTGGTGTCAATTAATCGCCAATATCCCATCGGTGCTCTAGAGAGCGAAACCATACTGGTGCAATCGAACGGTATCGCACAGTGGTTAAAGCAGCATCTTGCTCGCGATTTAGGAATTGCGGCAATGGTTGATGTGACTTTGCCAGCACGATTTCAATGGCAAGCTTATCGTGGGGTACTGGGTAATGATTTGCCTCGGCATTCACCATTTGACAAAGACCGACTGACCTGGCGAATTCTACGTTTACTGCCGTTACATCTTCATGAGCCTGAATTTGAGCCGTTACGACGCTATATGGCCGATGATGTGGAACAGCGGAAATGCTTCCAATTAAGTGAACGTCTTGCTGATTTGTATGATCAATACCAAATTTATCGTGCCGATTGGCTAAGTGATTGGGCTGCTGGCGGCTCGCTAGCGGTCACCGAAGATCAACTATGGCAACCGCTACTGTGGCGTTATTTATTAGCTGATGTCGGTGATTCGCGCTGGAATAACCGCGCCTATTTGCACCAACAATTTATCGATAGCTGTCGCGAGCTTGCCGCTGACGAACGTCCATCAAGTTTACCACCTCGAGTGGTCGTGTTTGGTATCTCGAGCTTACCGAAGCAAACGCTCGAGGTATTACAGGCGCTGAGCCGATTCACGCAAGTGGTTTTGTGCGTGCACAATCCTTGTCAGTTCTATTGGGCTGATATTATTGATGGTAAAGATATTTACGAGAAAGAAGTAAGAGCACGGCATCAGCGTCGTCATCAGGTAACTGTTAACCCAGATGAGTTACATGCTTATAGCCATCCGTTGCTGGCATCGTGGGGTAAGCAAGGACGTGATTATATTCGGCTACTCGATTTATTTGACGAAACCAACGAATTACGTCATGAATTTCCGACGTTAAAACTCGACATGTTTGAGCAAGAACTACCGGAGCAACCATCGGTACTTGATGCGATTCGTTATGATATTTTGCAACTCAATTCGCCGCAAGAAGCCCAGCAACAGTGGGAGCACTCAGTATTAGACGATAGCGCAATCCAATTTCATTGTGCGCATAGCCCACAACGTGAAGTCGAAATTCTACATGACCAACTACTTGCACGATTTGCCGCAGACCCGAACTTAAAACCTCGTGACGTGATGGTGATGGTGCCAGATATTGATCAATATGCACCGCACATTGATGCGGTGTTTGGCCGCTATGAGCGCAACGACTCGCGATGTATTCCGTATAGTTTAGCCGACCAAGGTGCACGGCATCAGCATCCGATGTTAATTGCTCTTGAATATATTTTGAGCATTGGCCAACAACGCGCGAATGCCAGTGAAGTATTCGATTTACTACAAGTTAGCGCTATTCAAAAGCGATTTGGATTCCGCGATGATCAACTCGCTACTTTGCAGCGGTGGATTGATGCATCTGGCGTACGCTGGGCTCTTGATGAACACCACCGCGCACAGCTCCAATTGCCGGCAGAGCAGCAAAATACCTGGTTGTTCGGCTTGCAACGCATGTTATTTGGCTACGCTGTCGGCGAGGTTGAAGGGTTTGAGCCCGGTTGGCAACACATTGAACCACTTACTGATGTTGGTGGTTTAGATGCTGATGTTGTCGGAGCATTGCATCAACTGGTCATGGTGCTGTGCGAACACTTTGAGCAAGCCACCCAAGAACGTACGCCAGTGCAATGGGCAACTTATCTGAATGAACTCCTCGGGCGTTTGTTTACGCCTGAATCAGATGCCGATGTGGTGTTGCTGAATCGGCTTCAGCAACGCCTACAGCAATGGCTTGAAGCCACACAAAGTGCCGCCCTTGATGAACCCATAGCCTTAACTGTGGTACTTGAAAGTTGGTTAAGCCAAGTCGATGAACCGAGCTTAAACCAGCGTTTCTTAGCCGGCCGCGTTAACTTTGCAACGCTGATGCCTATGCGCGCTATCCCATTCAAATATGTTTGTTTATTGGGCATGAATGATGGTGACTATCCGCGAACCCAAAAACCTTTCGATTTTGATTTAATGGCGCGTGATTATCGCCCAGGCGATCGCTCTCGTCGTGAAGATGACCGATATCTATTTCTGGAAGCTATTCTATCGGCACAACAATTGCTTTATATCAGTTGGCAAGGTCGAAGCATTCGTGACAATAGCGAAAAACCGCCGTCGGTATTAATCAGTCAATTTCTCGAGCATATACAGCAAGTCTATGGCGAGCGCAGCGATGGCACGCCTTGGGTGGTTGAACATCGACTGCAGCCATTCCATCGTGATTATTTTATGTTGTCGCAGCCACAGCTCAATGCTCGATTTAGTTTTGCTGATGAATGGCATGTTGTACACCATGAATCAACAATGGATGTGCCACAACATCAACAACTCGCGGAATGGATACCACCTCGGGCTCTTACCGTGAAACAAGTCAGCGATTTCATGAAAGAATCGGCAAAGCTGTTTACTCAGGTGCGTCTGAATACCTATTTGAGGGAGCAAACCCATACGCTGCGCGACGAAGAGCGATTTGAGATGAATGGTTTAGAGCGTTGGCAATTGCTCCAGCCCACTTTGCAACAAGCTATGCGGATGCTGCGTGAACAACGCGACGTAGCCACAGCCGAAGCAACCATTGCAGCCATGCTCGAGCGCTATCAGCGTGCTGGCGAGCTGCCACTCGGCGCGTCAGGGTTAGTGATGCGAGACAATCTACTGTCTGACACACAAGGTTTGTTAGAGCGAGCGAGTGAATTGTTCAATGCTTATCAAAACCGAGTGGAAACAGTGCAAATTGCGCATCAGTTTGACAATGGATTAAGCATTGAAGCGACGTTCCCGACACTGCAACAAAATAGCCAAGGCGAGCGACTTTGGTTGCAGGTAACACCATCGGTGGTTGTTGATAACCAACGCAAGACGTATCGACCACGGCCACAGCATGCCGTGCAGCTATGGCTTGAACACCTCTTGCTCAATTCGCTTCATGCAACCCACAGTTGCTTGTTGGGACGAGAAGGTGTGATTGAATTTGCACCGATGAAACAGCAACAAGCGCTGGCGTTGTTAACCGGAGTGATGGGCTGGGTTCATGCGGGGCTGCAGCAACCGCTACCGCTGGAATTAGAAACGGCATTTGCGGGTATCAAGGAAAACTATAAAGACTGGCAGCAAGCCTTTACCGAGGAGCCGATCAACGCAATACATTCAAAAGCTCAAGAATTTTATGATGAGTCAGGGTTCAATCATACAGCGCAAAAATTACGTGCCGTTTATACCGCGCGGTACTTCCCAGATTACGCCAGTTTGACAGCTTCTGGAATATTGAATGATATGGCGCAAGCGCTTTACCAGCCGATGATGCAGCATTTATTTTTAGGTATGCCAACAGCGGAGGTGGCAGGATGA